One stretch of Plodia interpunctella isolate USDA-ARS_2022_Savannah chromosome 10, ilPloInte3.2, whole genome shotgun sequence DNA includes these proteins:
- the LOC128672960 gene encoding uncharacterized protein LOC128672960, with translation MIVVVFSTLFIVLKLCHTISIEDDFPRIQQLFDIPEIEDKNRSTFQPPDIGAQEVTINIEKIDVNRLRRKLEYLPRSDAAREYRAHYNMTKTLINTATNDTPPINVTTFKETSVNDTRRQRIPWYSRWYNWHGTEFNARVKIMDMALQTIYMARHKIKVLEKSKYFNRKDTGYRIAFIYRTIRRLYRRLVDIFMTGKRGLQKPYNLIWSTHDHLAYMHHRAIKFHVDFLYYYWVMVEIDKKYRDEYRIRQSTGPPNLLYDDDKTFLNYHHPDTWLVFP, from the exons ATGATCGTGGTAGTCTTctcaacattatttattg TGCTAAAGTTATGCCACACGATTTCAATAGAAGATGATTTTCCAAGAATACAACAACTATTCGATATTCCTGAGATCGAAGATAAAAATCGATCGACATTTCAACCACCGGACATCGGTGCTCAAGAAGTCACaattaatatagaaaaaattgaTGTGAACAGGTTAAGACGAAAATTGGAGTATTTACCGCGAAGTGATGCTGCaag GGAATACAGAGCACATTACAACATGACAAAAACCCTCATAAACACGGCTACAAATGATACACCACCGATTAACGTGACAACTTTTAAAGAAACGTCCGTTAATGACACCAGACGTCAAAGGATACCCTGGTACTCACGGTGGTACAACTGGCATGGTACAGAATTCAATGCTAGAGTAAAGATCATGGATATGGCTCTGCAAACTATATACATGGCAAGACATAAGATAAAAGtt CTGGAGAAAAGCAAATACTTTAATCGGAAAGACACAGGCTATCGAATAGCCTTCATTTATCGCACCATTCGACGTCTATACCGCCGCTTAGTTGACATCTTTATGACCGGCAAAAGGGGGCTTCAAAAACCTTACAATCTAATATGGTCAACCCATGATCACTTGGCTTATATGCATCACAGAGCGATAAAATTTCATGTTGACTTTCTGTACTATTACTGGGTGATGGTTGAAATCGACAAGAAGTATAGAGACGAATACAGGATCAGGCAGTCCACAGGACCGCCCAATTTGTtgtatgatgatgataaaacaTTTCTTAACTATCACCATCCGGATACGTGGCTCGTTTTTCCGTAG